The sequence ATTCAACTGGTTGTTGCGTATCTTTATAGACAATATTACTTGCTAAGAAGTCATAGCCGCCATCGCTTGCCCAGTCAGCAATCATGTCACGACTCCAGTCAAATTCATGGTTACCGAGTGCTGATGCTACCATACCCATTTCTTTTAACGACTTATTCATAACTTGTCCTTGAGTCAAGTTAGAAATTGCTGTTCCTTGGAATAAATCCCCTGAACCTAAGAAATAAGTTTTTGGATTTTGGGCACGTAAAGTATCTAAATATCCAGCAACTTTAGCAACACCAACATTTTTCCCGCTTTCTTCAACGTTACCATGAATATCATTTACTGATACTAAAGTTACCGTATTAAGAGTATTTAAGTCTGCTTCAGTTACACTCTTAACATTTGGTGTACGTCCATCAGCAGATGTTGGTAAAGTAATTTTTCCAGCATTAATATATTCTACCGCTTTATTATGTAAAGCTGTATCCCAGTTATTACCAATAATTGACCAGTTATTATCAACTGTATTAGTAATTGTTTGCCCTGGTTGATTAGCAATATATTCACCAATCATATCACGAACTGCCGGAACAGTTGCAGCTGTTGTTGGATCTGTTGAAGAATCAAAAACAGTCTCAATATTTGCATCAGGGAATAATGTTCCTGTAATAGTTGTTGACGCACGATAGTTATTTACAGTTAAGTAAACTAAATCAGCATCGCCGACTTGGCTTCCGTCAGAATAAGTTAAATCAGTAATACGACTTCCTGCTGGTTTTGAAATATCAACTTTATAGTTAACGCCACCAAACATATCGTAATTATAAATACGTATATTTTCATTGAATGAAATAGTTAAGTCTCCAGCTTTATACTGATTATAGTAGTTTGCTGACCATTCCATATACTGTTTCAATTGCGCCCCGGTAATTTTCAGGGTTTGTAAAGTATTATCATACTTATACGCTTTTGAAGTATCCGCTTTTTTGATAGTACCTTCAGCAATGTTTGAATTTGCATCAAATAAAGCTGCTGATGATACGTGGTGCCCATCACTTAGGACAGCACCGCTTGCTTCAGCATATTGCATTTGAACCTTTAAAATTAAATCAATCAATGCTGAATCTTGGATTTGTGCTTGAGTAATTCCTTTTACTTCTGCTGCTGGTGCTAAATCACCGCCAGTTAAGGTACCAATTTCAGTACGTGCATCAGCTAATGCAGTTGTGTGGTATGATTCCAACACTGATGAAACAGTTGGATCAGCGGCAACGTTTTTCACTGAAATATTACTACTGCTTTTATCAGTAACTGTATAGCCGCCATTCCCGTCAGGAACAACAGTAATATTAACTTTAGAAACATTTTCACCATATTTTCCTGGCTCAACTAAAGTTGCATTACCAGAAGTACGGCTATCAAACAATGAATGCTCATGTCCAGTAATAACTGCACTAATTTCTGGAATTTCAGCAGCTAATTGTTGCGTGCTATCGCCATTCCCATATTCGCCGGCATAACCCATGTGAGCGGCAACAACATAAACATCTGCTCCACCATTATCTTTAATTGTTTGCACAGTTGCTTTAGTTTCTTCGATTGGATTTCTAACATCATAGCCGGCTAAATGAGCTGAATCCCATTTAGTAATCCAAGGTGTCGTTGTACCAATAACTGCTACTTTAATTGGGCGTCCGCCTGATTTAGAAGGAATCTCTTTAATAATATAATTACCGGCAATTGCTTTTCCAGTTGGATCATAAACATTATTGCTTAACACTGAAACTTTATGTTCACCATTTGCAGTTGATTCTGCGTCAGCAATTACTTTATTAAGAACATCCATACCATAGTTAAATTCATGATTCCCTAAAGTAAAAGAATCATAACCAATTGCTTTCATAGCTGCAATTGTTGGCATTCTGTCTTCATTAACAAATAAGTGCGAATAGTTATCTTGAATTGAATCGCCATTATCTACTAAAATCGTGTTGGGATTATTAGCACGCTCTTGATTAACAATTGTTGCGATTTGTGCCAAACTTCCAGCTGTAAGAGCACTATCACTTGCGTACTCCCACGGATAAAAACGTCCGTGTACATCAGATGTTGCCAGTAAATTAATTACGGTAGCATCTTCTGCCGCTTTCGCTTCAGCCTGAACTTGAAATACAGGTAAAAATTGGGCCACCACACCCAATACTAATATCATTGCTACGGTGATTGCCGAAATACGACGGGTTTTCTTCATACTTTATCACTCCATATAAATTCTATTATTGCGCAAGATCTTACCCTTCTTGCTTATCCTGATTTTCTTATTTAATTGACGCAGGCCCTCCCTTATATACTCATATTTATATTTACGATGAAACATTCAGAATCATCCCTAATATATCCTCTAACTTTTTACTTTTATAAAAAAAGAAGCAGCAAAACGATACGGATCGTTTTGCTCCCGCTTTAATAAAATATCATACTGTATCTGGTATTGAACTCTTTCAAAGGGTTTAACTCAATAATCCCCGGCTTTTGGGAAATTTCAAACGGACCGTCCGCTGTATCGGCGTGGCCAAACCATGGTTCAATACAAATAAATGGAGCTTCCATACCATTGGTACGCGGCGTCCAAAGTCCTAAATCCGGAAATCCGTGGAATTGCACATTAACTCCATGATCATGATTGCGACAACGTAAGGCAATGCTTTCGAATTCTAAATCTTCAAAAACAAGTGCGTCTTTATTAAACACATCATAATGCAAAGGAATTTCCCGGCAACGTCCTAATGACGTGTAGGTATCACCTAATTGACCATCAGCTGTTAAATCACGTGATTGCAATTCAACAACTTCCGGTAATTCAAAATAATAATCTTCAAAACTATCGCCCGGCATCAATGTTGTTGAAAATGCCGGATGAGCACCGATTGAGAAATATAAATTTTCATCAGTATCCGGATTGCTCACTTGCCAATCAATATGCACACTCTCGCCCTCAAGAATATACGTAATATATAATTCAAACCCAAAAGGAAACTTAGCCAGCGTTTCTTCATTACTCGTTAAGCAAAACACAGCCCGTGTCGGTTCTTGCTCAACACAAACAAATTCCATATCGCGCGCAAAACCATGCTGCGTCATCGTATAGGTCTCACCATTCACTAAAAACTGGTTATCAACTAATTTACCAACAATCGGAAAAAGCACCGGTGTATGGCGACCCCAAAACTTTGCGTCACCTTTCCAAATGTATTCAATTCCGGTTTCTTGATGCATAACACTATGAATTTCCGCGCCAGCCTTGGCAATCGTTACCGACAGCTTTTCATTTGCTAATATAACCACAAGTTTCTCTCCTTTAGTTCTGTTTATTGCACAACTACCGCTGTACCTGAAGCACTAACCATAATCATGTTGCCGCCAGTTCCAAGCACCTCATAATCAACGTCAACACCAACAACCGCGTTGGCACCAACTTCCATCGCCCGCTCCGACATCTCGCGCAAAGCATCTTCACGTGCCTGTTGCAGCTCCAGCTCATAACTTGCTGAACGACCGCCAAAAATATTGCGCATCCCCGCTGCCATATCTTTAAACGCATTAATACCGATGATAACCTCACCGAAAACTATCTTTTTATACTCAACAATTTGTCTACTTTCAATAGACGGCGTTGTCGTAATTGTAATCATGTAATCCAACCTCCATAAAAAAGTCGTCTGCATATCCATTATAATAAAATTCACAAAATTTGTATAGCAAATTCCGAATAATAAATATGTGAATTTCACAACTAGTTAATAGCCGATAAGGCGGGCAAGGTAGGTTGCCCGCCTTATCCAAAAATTTACTCCACAACCACGGCAGTGCCTGAAACATGGATAACAGGAAAAATATCTCTCACTAATACTATTTCTACACTTATTGCAATCACAGCGTTCGCCCCAAGATTTTCAGCTTGAGTTTGTAGCTGCGTAAAAGCTTGCGAACGAAGCGACGAAAAATTTTCGTGATTTATTATAGTTCTTTGAAAAGAGTTGGAAAAAGGCGTAATTGCCTCACCGCAAGCGATCCCCTTATACTCAACAATCGTCTTTCCAGCTACGTCATTTGCCGTTGTCAAAATCATATTATCCACTCCTTCTCATCTATTGTAACAAATTAAAAGCCTTCACAACACATAATCTGTGCAAAAGTGCTATAATTAATAATATAAAGAGCAAGGAGGAAATAATCATGATCAGTAAAAAAGTAAAAAAATTAATGTTAGACCAAATCACTATGGAATTTCAAGCAGCTCATGACTACAAAGGTATGGAAATCTGCTTCTTGAACAAAGGACTCGATGGCTTCGCTCATTGGTTCAATAAACAATCACAAGAAGAAATCGAGCATGCTTACCGCTTCATCAACTTCTTAAACAGTGTCAATGAATCAATCGATAACCTTGACAAACTTGACGCTGCAAATGTTAAGTTCACTAATATTCGTGACGTATTTGAAGCATCATTGAAACAAGAACAAATGGTCACTCAATCAATTTGGAAAATTATTGAAGCTGCCGAAAAAGATAAAGACTATGCATCACGCCAAATGCTTGACTGGTTCATCAGCGAACAAGTTGAAGAAGAAAACTCAGTACAAAGAATTCTTGATGCACTCGATCTTGTTGGTGACGAACACATCGGCATCTATGAATTAGACAAAAAACTTGGTAAAAGAGAAGACTAATTTTTTTGAAGAAAATTTGAAAGAGCTGCGGGGCTTAACCCCGCAGCTCTTTTTCTTTCCCTATAAATCAATCGTGAAAGTAAACACTTGCGTATCATTATTAATATCGAGATGAAAATTAATTTGATAGCGTTCTAGGAACAGTTTAACAATATATAATCCCAACCCATGACCACTTGTGTTATTCGACTCAAATGGTTTAAGCAACTGTTCAGCATCTAGATTTTCAGTATTTTCAAATTGATTGCTGAATGACAATGACTCATCATTCAGACGCACAACAATTTCACTTCCTGGCTTGTGATAAAGAACCGCGTTACTCATTAAATTAGAAACTATCTTTTGGAAATAGTTATATGGCATATTAATTTCACTGTTCTTACTTGCTTCATTATAGAAATGAATCTTCGTTTCTTCATTCAGCTCATTATACAATGCAATATTTTCACTGATTACCGCCGAAATCGCACTGCGTTCCTCGCTCTGCACATGCTCGATGCGCGATACATCTAAAATCTCATTAACCAATACTTGCATCTTATCAATATAATCAGCACAACGTTGCAAATAATAATCGCGATCTTCAAATGCCGGAATGTCATTCACCATGCCCTCTACCATTGAGCTTAACGCCATAAGTGGTGTCTTTAACTCGTGGGTAGCACCACGCATAAATACTTGTTTATCAGTTTCCAGTTGTAAGTTTTGCTGCATCTCATCATCAAGTTCATCAATTGTCAGGCGCAACTTGCCATACATCTGATAAACACTGTTCTCCAATTGCACAAACTCGTCACCCGATTTAGTCTCAGTTTGCACTTCAATCTCGAATTTCTCCATTTGCTTTGCAGTAGTATTCAGTCGCTTCACCCTTTTAGTAATAAACCGGGCGATAAGGAAAGCGAAAATTGTTGCTAC comes from Culicoidibacter larvae and encodes:
- a CDS encoding ferritin; its protein translation is MISKKVKKLMLDQITMEFQAAHDYKGMEICFLNKGLDGFAHWFNKQSQEEIEHAYRFINFLNSVNESIDNLDKLDAANVKFTNIRDVFEASLKQEQMVTQSIWKIIEAAEKDKDYASRQMLDWFISEQVEEENSVQRILDALDLVGDEHIGIYELDKKLGKRED
- a CDS encoding heavy metal-binding domain-containing protein; protein product: MTITTTPSIESRQIVEYKKIVFGEVIIGINAFKDMAAGMRNIFGGRSASYELELQQAREDALREMSERAMEVGANAVVGVDVDYEVLGTGGNMIMVSASGTAVVVQ
- a CDS encoding sensor histidine kinase translates to MKRIPLFWKIWLMCESTIIVTAVVCIITLIWIVPWIGTIQRTAQVEQAKTLAIELVKEEDRGKRQVTITEIESMGFVINVQDNNQKRVYATGGIAYPAVLARVMEENFVGYQFGIEIEYFNQESESGVIFPLDVSAIPNFYPHYGFEVVANDQSYNVVLVDAVTSTLSKDDPIFRDFEAFANQSQAMFVVLVVGLIVATIFAFLIARFITKRVKRLNTTAKQMEKFEIEVQTETKSGDEFVQLENSVYQMYGKLRLTIDELDDEMQQNLQLETDKQVFMRGATHELKTPLMALSSMVEGMVNDIPAFEDRDYYLQRCADYIDKMQVLVNEILDVSRIEHVQSEERSAISAVISENIALYNELNEETKIHFYNEASKNSEINMPYNYFQKIVSNLMSNAVLYHKPGSEIVVRLNDESLSFSNQFENTENLDAEQLLKPFESNNTSGHGLGLYIVKLFLERYQINFHLDINNDTQVFTFTIDL
- a CDS encoding 5'-nucleotidase C-terminal domain-containing protein — encoded protein: MKKTRRISAITVAMILVLGVVAQFLPVFQVQAEAKAAEDATVINLLATSDVHGRFYPWEYASDSALTAGSLAQIATIVNQERANNPNTILVDNGDSIQDNYSHLFVNEDRMPTIAAMKAIGYDSFTLGNHEFNYGMDVLNKVIADAESTANGEHKVSVLSNNVYDPTGKAIAGNYIIKEIPSKSGGRPIKVAVIGTTTPWITKWDSAHLAGYDVRNPIEETKATVQTIKDNGGADVYVVAAHMGYAGEYGNGDSTQQLAAEIPEISAVITGHEHSLFDSRTSGNATLVEPGKYGENVSKVNITVVPDGNGGYTVTDKSSSNISVKNVAADPTVSSVLESYHTTALADARTEIGTLTGGDLAPAAEVKGITQAQIQDSALIDLILKVQMQYAEASGAVLSDGHHVSSAALFDANSNIAEGTIKKADTSKAYKYDNTLQTLKITGAQLKQYMEWSANYYNQYKAGDLTISFNENIRIYNYDMFGGVNYKVDISKPAGSRITDLTYSDGSQVGDADLVYLTVNNYRASTTITGTLFPDANIETVFDSSTDPTTAATVPAVRDMIGEYIANQPGQTITNTVDNNWSIIGNNWDTALHNKAVEYINAGKITLPTSADGRTPNVKSVTEADLNTLNTVTLVSVNDIHGNVEESGKNVGVAKVAGYLDTLRAQNPKTYFLGSGDLFQGTAISNLTQGQVMNKSLKEMGMVASALGNHEFDWSRDMIADWASDGGYDFLASNIVYKDTQQPVEWAKPYKILQVEVGERTVKIGLIGIATPSTAAQTLPANVADLDFTDPATAANKWAAYLRDTEGVDTVIALTHLGTYQGSDGVVTGEGAEFAKNVVGVDAVFTAHSHQKVNGVVNGIPVVQGLYNGRGLSKMNLTFDATTGNFVSVTGEFVDLTAQAATLPINQPVADIVADYKDQLQPILDEVIGDNVRELTHDTTTQVTPMGQLTAKMMSEIGNTQIAIINGGGIREGLNAGDITMGEMYAIFPFDNTLVTMELKGSDLKQVIEHGIMSTGFRPGQFYGIDVWYDSTQPAGSRITSMRLPDGTPIDMDTYYTVSTLDFVYAGGDYYDFSAAINVVDTMAPLRDQLVNKIKAEGGIDFTYKQNLIDGVDTTITANHFVIEDHEVAGLTAEQVINKAAATSADGSTLTVDFSNVQPTFGVHEVTISNGSTTKTIKVGVTDADSMYDAAKGIIFKAQAFEITQTQAGNLTHDLIKDLSKAQALDLATGTAAGVNADFSAVKTAVGTYPVVITPVPATNARMALFATGTSMTINVSVTADGSGSGEGTDLPNTGQNQTEMLALGLIAGGLGVAAFAISRRQRKNDQAA
- a CDS encoding heavy metal-binding domain-containing protein codes for the protein MILTTANDVAGKTIVEYKGIACGEAITPFSNSFQRTIINHENFSSLRSQAFTQLQTQAENLGANAVIAISVEIVLVRDIFPVIHVSGTAVVVE
- a CDS encoding aldose 1-epimerase family protein — translated: MVILANEKLSVTIAKAGAEIHSVMHQETGIEYIWKGDAKFWGRHTPVLFPIVGKLVDNQFLVNGETYTMTQHGFARDMEFVCVEQEPTRAVFCLTSNEETLAKFPFGFELYITYILEGESVHIDWQVSNPDTDENLYFSIGAHPAFSTTLMPGDSFEDYYFELPEVVELQSRDLTADGQLGDTYTSLGRCREIPLHYDVFNKDALVFEDLEFESIALRCRNHDHGVNVQFHGFPDLGLWTPRTNGMEAPFICIEPWFGHADTADGPFEISQKPGIIELNPLKEFNTRYSMIFY